From the genome of Clavelina lepadiformis chromosome 2, kaClaLepa1.1, whole genome shotgun sequence:
TTTTCACAAGCTACGGTTGCTTCTGTGCTATTGTCAATGGACTCTCGAATGGAAGTTATATACTGGTGGACCGTTGCGTTTTCTGGCAATAATTGGAATAAGTTTAAGCATAGTTATACTTACCGTTTTGATTTgggtttactttgaaaaactgTATTTGCATATTAAGCCCGTGTTTCCCAAACGTAGTTTAACAGAACCGTGCTCCTCTAGTTTAATAGAACCCGTAGTTTAACAGAAACCTCCGCCCAAAAACGTTTGGGAACCACTAGCCATAATCTATTGCTTTGATATAACTTGAAACTATTGAACTTggattgttaattaaaatttacacCTTTGTCGTCATCAGTGAAACAATTCTCCAACATTTGCTCGCTGCTGGTTTTGTCTACTTCTGCGTTTCGCAAGAGCTCCTgcttttctgaaaacaaatcCCCAAGCATATACATTGAAATAATTATAGTGGTTTCCGATCACATTAGCCGTCTTTCATTAGGTTCATACGAAGTTCGAAGCAAAAAATACCAGAGCCGGAGTAAGTGCAACCTTAAACAACGCGATCATTGCTTATAATAATGACGGAACTATACGAAGTTGTTCTGTTGAAACCTGTGTTGGTCAGAGAAGTACTCATTGGTTCCACTGATGAGGTGTGTGGCATTTGTGCGACATCTGCTCGTTGGACATCTGCTCGACCTTTATCAGTATAATTCGAAGAATTACAATTTTACCTAATACGTAGTATACTAAGATCAACACGGGTTTTTGTCTATGTATATGATTTACAAATAACAGGAAGTTTTATAACCAGTTTTATGAAACCATATGTCTGAATAATAGTTAACTTCAATCCTATCACCTTTTTTGCGGCATATAATTTCATCTATTGAAACACATTCCTTTTCATCCGGTAAGCCTCGTCTTATGTTTACAAGCTGTACAGTGTTCAGCACGCATCTTGCTACTTTCGAGTGGTCGATACTTTCCATTTGACTGCGCAGCCTGTCTCTTACAGTCATCATCGCAGGTCGCAGGGCTGGCGAGTGGTTCCAGCATTCTCTCATAACGTTTTGAAGCAAAGTTACGATCGTTGCTTCATCTTCTCGGCCTTCTTCACGAAGCTTGGTTAATTTTTCTTGTATCTCAGCCTCATTGAAGCGGATGCCTTCGATAACGCGTAACACCAGTAGGTTAGGCATCACACGAGCCGATTCGGGGTAGCGTCGCACCAACACAATGTATACAATAACACCAAAGCTGTAGACATCCATCGCGGTTGTGACGCGACTTGAATCCGTCGCCAGACGTTCAGGAGCGGCGAATAGAAGTGTGTATTGGTTGCCTTCGTCAGGGTTATCATCATTCGGATCTTGGTTCGATAGAGTATGCATAGATAACGCGGCACCACCAAAATCGGCaactttgcaatgcaaatCAGAATCCAGGAGgatattttgtggttttagGTCTCCGTGCGCGATCCGTatagtttgaaataaattgtggatgTAAGTGATTGCGTCCGACACTTCATAGCATATTCGTAAAAGAAGGATGACCGATATAGTGTCGAtggttttgttgaaaagcAGGTCATGCAAGGAACCGGCCGCCATATACTTTGTAACCATTCCAATCCATCCTTCCCATTCTACCATGCCTTCGACTCGCATAACAAAATCGTGGCTGGCGAGAAGCACCATCTTGATTTCCTTTAAAAACCTAAGAGAACATTTGTGCATTATTCTGAGTGGTCCAGACCGCCCTTTACCAGTTTTCCACCACTGAAGATTAGACCACCTCAACAATTCTCATCGACTTATAGCCTAGCATCAGCATACTTCTTGCGTGAGGCGTCTATTTCCTGTTCAGATCCTTGTAAGGGTTGACACTTCACAGCCAATCTGCCATGCACTCTGTGGTAACCAACAAGTACGGTACCAAAGTTGCCTCGTCCGAGTATGCTATCCTCAGCCTTGCATAGTATTTCGGATGCTTGGAACTCTTTCACGTCGTCCCGGGCTAGCAGAGCCTGTTGTCGTCAAACATATGACAATTGTATGGTTTGTGATCTTTTTCATGACTTTTGCAATTGCGATCCTTATCTAATTCGTGTATGCATTGACTATTTTGAAGTCAAGCAAAGAATTGCACACTCACATAAGGATTGAGTTTTGAGAGATTCGTATGTCATAACTCTTTCCCATGTGGGCCTGCACATGGGTACATTTCTTTGCTTGACCACTCTTTTGTTTATGTATAGCTCATGCAAACCTTGATAAAAGCAGAAACTTCCAGTGCTTTAAATTAGATAAGAATCGTTAAAAGTTATATTAACTGTATGAGATCGTTTACTCACCTCAGCATCGTTCATAACGCCTGTCTTTGGCTGGCGAGTTGTTTGCTATTATAATCAGTTTATCTAGGCTTAAACTAGAATTTACGTAAACATTTATGCCTTGTGCATCATGTGCCAAACAATGTTTTCTAGTTTTACCGTCATTGTTTTCCGACACCTGACTATAATTGAGTAAATGCTAAACAATATGCGCCACGCATTAGAATTACATGCTTTATAATTGCCGTCTCATACTTAAAGTTGTTACTGGAAAGCCTTGTACGCAGTTTTATATGCCCTAAGGCAGTAGCTAACATTTTTGGAAATGCTTTGGTGTGCGTCAATTTAGGTTTAAAGCGTTAGGTAATTTGTTGTTCAACATTAAGGTGTGGTTGTATTTAGAGCGTTGGCACGTTGGCCATAACTTTTATACAAACACTTTGCAAATAACTTTTGTTCTATAAAATGCCAAGATATTCTCAATTTTATTGTGGCTGCTTCAATTAGGCTATTTATTATCACGATAAAGCCAATTCCTACAAAATGGGCCTTGGgggaaatttgaaaacaaactgtCTACAAACACTTTCAATTTATTAATGATTCATTTCggaatttaaaacaattgcacaatACCTGTACTTAAGGTTTCGCATATAGTAGTTTAATTATGGCagattttttttctgcaaagtCTTTTTTCCACTGAAGCCTTTAAtctgaaatgaaaatgatgCTCTGTTTCGCCACCTACCGGCGATatcgcaataaacattaacatTGCTCATTTTCAGTTGTCTGCAACGGAAACAATCGCTTTAGTCAAAACAACCTGTTTTAATTCATCCGATATCACGTTTTTAAACGTCGTTGCATTACTTTCGTGTTACTTCTCACGTAGTCATGCGGCACTCCGCACCAAGTCCATTTCTGAGCCgattttggcaaaaatataCACAGCCAGTGACTGAAGAAAGGATAAACAAATCGAGGATCTAAGTCTTTACGGCTACGCTGTCTACCTAAATCAgcattgatttcatttttttcaatttagagCACGTAGTAGCCTATATCTAGGCCACGCCT
Proteins encoded in this window:
- the LOC143446761 gene encoding uncharacterized protein LOC143446761, with the translated sequence MNDAEALLARDDVKEFQASEILCKAEDSILGRGNFGTVLVGYHRVHGRLAVKCQPLQGSEQEIDASRKKFLKEIKMVLLASHDFVMRVEGMVEWEGWIGMVTKYMAAGSLHDLLFNKTIDTISVILLLRICYEVSDAITYIHNLFQTIRIAHGDLKPQNILLDSDLHCKVADFGGAALSMHTLSNQDPNDDNPDEGNQYTLLFAAPERLATDSSRVTTAMDVYSFGVIVYIVLVRRYPESARVMPNLLVLRVIEGIRFNEAEIQEKLTKLREEGREDEATIVTLLQNVMRECWNHSPALRPAMMTVRDRLRSQMESIDHSKVARCVLNTVQLVNIRRGLPDEKECVSIDEIICRKKGRADVQRADVAQMPHTSSVEPMSTSLTNTEKQELLRNAEVDKTSSEQMLENCFTDDDKENATVHQYITSIRESIDNSTEATVACEKLSKVVSTISLSQNELLKTAHAIINVVQLVHKKHPDQILLPILQLMQYAKELCVKMTKSSTRVIFFERCARVMQALVSKSVSAPKLIVNSVMMPYAEELLSLMLPDENVSKKLLLQAKAACWECIAACYNRTNNITGSIEFNKKTITELEREFGSNCRKLIAYGSCCNNLGSIYEMEKKPKEAEEYFLKSHYTFREVDNALSEEKKVNSIYKTINDLARLYENFPELKANKSKDIYQYLKNCDVSGYPRLINKLNMLRLAILLQLEGDKTQLSEDLCKIATEIQPPEHFCQEVVGYVAVTAKRLIQQNNLRCAATLCKCGLNLCTFIADKSDKVCHVNDLFQILKQLFTILLEKNEPRDLARDIIAFGEDAIDKIKKSTKTDEEIRIKYQSLCMIDVSYWCLKVEDYKKSLRLA